Proteins encoded within one genomic window of Mycobacteriales bacterium:
- a CDS encoding DinB family protein gives MTTAAGDAALKGDLAHYLHQTHGAVLRGLDGLSEYDARRPLTPSGSNILGIVKHLASVEAGYLGDCLGRPFPTPLPWVEDGSIWEGADMWATAEQSRDFIVGLYREVWAHSDASIAELALDAPAEVPWWPAERRDTTMGHLLVRVIAETGQHAGHIDILRESIDGRGGPDADQLSPEQWGEYVAQIQAAADRFRV, from the coding sequence ATGACCACCGCCGCCGGCGACGCCGCCCTCAAGGGCGATCTCGCGCACTACCTGCATCAGACCCACGGCGCGGTCCTGCGTGGGCTGGACGGCCTGAGCGAGTACGACGCCCGGCGGCCCCTGACACCGAGCGGGTCGAACATCCTCGGGATCGTCAAGCATCTGGCCAGCGTCGAAGCCGGTTACCTCGGAGACTGCCTGGGGCGACCGTTCCCGACACCACTGCCCTGGGTCGAGGACGGCTCGATCTGGGAAGGCGCCGATATGTGGGCCACCGCTGAGCAGTCCCGCGACTTCATCGTCGGGCTCTATCGCGAGGTCTGGGCACACTCCGATGCCTCGATCGCCGAGCTCGCGCTGGACGCACCGGCCGAGGTGCCCTGGTGGCCGGCCGAGCGGCGAGACACCACGATGGGCCACCTGCTGGTCCGGGTCATCGCGGAGACCGGCCAGCATGCCGGCCACATCGACATCCTCCGGGAGAGCATCGACGGGCGGGGCGGGCCGGATGCCGACCAGCTCAGCCCAGAGCAGTGGGGCGAGTACGTCGCGCAGATCCAGGCGGCGGCCGACCGGTTCCGGGTCTGA